Part of the Sorghum bicolor cultivar BTx623 chromosome 1, Sorghum_bicolor_NCBIv3, whole genome shotgun sequence genome, GATGATGCCAAAGGGCGCAATGGCGTTGGAAATGCTGTTATCGCTGCAGCTAAATCATGGGCTGTTGGGATACCGGTAATTCTCAATCCTGTAGTTTCTACCATTTGAAGCATGAGCCATGATGAAATGCTATGTTAATGCTTTTTTTTTAATCCAAGGTCAACAATGTTTTTGTAAGCTGAGGCCTTTCTGAAAATTTTCACCCATCTAACATCATCTGCCTTTTCTTTTCCCCCGCAACACCATCTTCTGTTATCTGTCATTATTGTCTGTTGCTTACATGAGTGCCTTTGCCTTTCAATTGTACATTATAtactttttttttatcaaacaCATCACAAAATACATTTTTCTCTGTGTCTCATATGTTTGTGCAATCATTTGATCTACGTATTTGGCTATTTGGTTCTCTTGTCTGTTTCCACCACATGAATCTCTTGGGGGATAGCCAACTAAAGTTTTCGACATGCTTGAATGCCTTATTGATAAGAAACCTACTTCTCTTGATAAGGTTTTGTAGGCATTAGAGGCCCGTTTGGCATAGCTCTAGCTTCGAGATCGATGTTGAATCTGAAGTTTCTAGACAACATTAAAATGGTTTGAATATTTATATCTAGTCCAAACTATAAATGAAATGAGTCATCTGTCATGTAATTGCAACCAACACGCCTCCAGCTCTAGATCCAAGGTTTTCTGAAGCTACAATTACCCAACTCTAggaaatttttgaatttcataGACAGATGTTGCCAAACAAATCTAGATGTTTTTAACTAGTTGAACAAGTGATCCAAACAGACTATTGCCTGTCTCCTAGCTACACTACTATGTGATTTACTCTAGTATTTGGAGCAAAGTGATCTTTCTATGATAATCAGCCAGAAGAGCCAATTCATTACTCAAGCCTAACCAGTGGTTGTTTTATTTGTGTAGTGTCAGACATACAATATTGTTAAATTGCAACTAAAATGCTTCAGCCCTTCAACATAGTGATTTGAGCAGCAAGAGAAACTATGCTGTTCTAGGATATCTTGCATAAAAGTTAAAGTGATTAACTGTAGCAGTTTTTAATTAAAGGCAGGCACCACTGTTTTTCCCATGTGATCTTGTACATTCATCTAAATGTACAACTGCATTTACTTATGTTCTGAACTTTACAACATTTTAATGTCTCATTAACTAGTTTTCTGATGGATAATGTTTAATGTTTACAATGATTCTCTTTGTCATGTTAGTTGGGACTTGCTATCCGAGCAGTGACGTCTGGTCATATTCCACcaactccttttatcttggtaACTATGGGAAGCACAGGGGTCTTGTTAACTGCATGGCGTGCCTTGGTATCCCAACTTCTTTCCAACCAGCAAAAGCAGCAGGATGATGTCTACCGGCGTGGAAGTCCTTTTGAGCTTTTTGAGGTCAGTAGTTTCACAAACTGAAAAAGCTTCACTGAAAATTTTGCCATTGTAATATTTTGAATGTGTTATGAAACATCAAACATGGGCACTGTTGGCACATATATGATATATTTGACCAACGGTATGTAGTTTTAGCTTGAAGAAAGTTTGGGATCTCTTTTGTTATGCTGTAAATCTGTCACTAGATACAATTTCAGACGTAGCAGGCAATCACATATGTATGCGGTTGCACCTTGTTTTTAAGGTTTATGTGCTCTCATTGTTCAAACAATAAAATGACATGGAAAATGCAATTTATTTATTCTTTCATCAATATATAACGCAATTTTTTTTGTGCCAAACTATTAGACTATTAGCTGCTTGCCATTTGGATCATTGGATCCTTTTCCCTTTCCCTCAACCCATCAGAACATTATTATCAAAATTCAAAGCTTCATTAtaatcaaaattcaaaacttcTTATGAACGGAAAAGCTCATATTTGCAATAGAGTCAGGACTAGAAGATGATTGGCCAGATTGCATTCCTTACAATTTACAAAATGAGTTGGCATTATATGCAAGAGAAACCATTTCTAGATTACGATTCATATGTGATACGAatggagaactcatgtttgccACAAGGTAGGAACTTGGAACAGCTCTTAAATTAATAGGACAAAAACTGAACGATGTTGGTTATTGTTTATGACCTAATTAAATGTAATATGTACAGGCTTTGTGTTTCTTTGTTCTTGAGTAAGCAGTTTTTCTCGTTCCTGTGAGCTGCTTCTCATTTCGCTGGTGTCTTGCAGTTACTCACATCACTGGTGCGGAGGTGGTGACGTCTGAAGTCAGAAGCTATAAAAGGGCATTGTTCCTATCTGGTATCCGCATCACCAGGTTCAGCCACCTGTGTGTAAGTACAAttttgaaggtgaagaagagcatACTAAAACCGTTTGGAGCATTTGCCGAACCAAAAAATGTTTGGCAATAACATGCCCGCGATGCTGGCTTAGTATCTTATTCGTAAGATGTACTCATATTCCTGATCCACCACTTGTAAAATTGTATCTGTAGCTTAACTCATCCAAATCAATAAAACCGTTTCCTCTTGTCCATCCCTTTGCATTGCTATCGACTCATCATCTGGAAAATAGCGTTTGCTCAAAAAAAATCAACTATAAAATAGCGTGTGTTGCCGTGCCATTACCCCGTCCATCGGCCGTTGTGGACTTGATATAGGCAAATTGAGCCTAAATCAAATGCTTAGGTTCTGCCCACTCTTATGTTCTTTATACGATTTGGGgcttgtttttttatttatttattttagtatTTAATGATATTTTTTAGTGGTAGGCTACATGTCAATCGATAGTAAGGTGTTTATGGTGGTTTTGCCAATCTTGAGACCTATCGATTTGATTCGACTGTAGGTATAAgtgtgtatgtatgtatgtatatgtatatatatacatctgtGGTTGTATTgtgtttccaaaaaaaaaatggagcAAAAGGTGGAGAAAGGCGAATTAACACTGGTAGTGTTTAATTGTAAATGTTATTAACAACCACATCAATTATACTGTTGATTATGTACCGTTGTTTGTTTTGAAGTTAAATAGAATTCAATGTAAGACGTCTGATTTGACATGGAAAAAGAGTGTATGAGAGTTCCTTTTTTTTGAAATGAAGAGTGGATTAGAGTTGATTGCATTGCAAGGTGGATAATTAAGAACCACATGTTATGAATAACAATCTTCCATTAACTCTAGCTTCTAAATGAGCTTCCCTCTACATTGATCATCATGAGATGCACAAGGAAATATTATAAAAATTCTCATAATAATCATAAATGTGTATCTTTTAATTTTATAGACTCTAATCGTCACTGCCGGTTATATTATgttttttacattttttttgaaagaatcaACAAGGTTTGGAGGAGGTGGGAGGTGTTTGAATAGGCTAAGACCTGAAATTTCTTGTCCAAATGTTACAAAGAtttatcttgattcttaaacttCTAGAGGTGTTCGgaagttccaaaaaaaaagtcTCTAGGAATTATGGAGTTCATGAAAACCTAATAAAATTACAGTAAATCTTCAAAAATAAATTGATGAATGATCACACTTCCTTGAGTTGTATGTGTAAAAATCAACATCTAAGGATTGTCACGACAATATCAAAATTTACTAACCCCTTTGTTCtaatttataaaatattttatttagttCTAAGATACATTATATTTGTTATAGACTTAGATGTACACTGTATCTAGTTTGTTGTTTGGTTCCTAAAATATTAACGCAAATGAAaacaaatttagtttaaattgtATGCCTTGCCGTAACGTCCGCAGCTCTGATATAGTgatatgtttttatttatagTAAAGTCTATCACCGGTTTCTAAACTTGTTTTTGGTGTGTCATCCCAGTTCCTAAACTCACAAAACGATCgcttaggtacccaaacttgttcagttgtgtcatttTAGTAcctaaacttagaaatctcttatataggtcctcaaacttattCAATTGTGTCATTCCGATctctaaacttgtttttaagtcttatCTGGATCAAAACAAGgcgaatctaaaaactctatatagaaaaataattcataacttttccatatgaactcaaatgaagaaaaactttatatcaaaattgtagtcAGCAACACGAtttacaactttatagttgaaaagtttttaaattgaaATTTTGGGGTCCCAAATTATTTTTTGAAAGTTTTTAGATctataaatttaaaatttaaaattaatttTTCTGGTACTAAacgatttttaataaaaaacttttcaactgtaAAGTTGTAGATTGCATTGAgggctacaactttgatataaagtttatcttcattcGAGTTGATATGAAAAAGTTgtgaattattttttgatatagaaTTTTTAGATCGTTTTGTTTTGACCCAAATGAGACTCAAAATTAAGTTTATGGACCAaaatgacacaactgaacaaatCTGAGGACTTAAATGGGCGATTTCTAAGTTTAGagaccgagatgacacaactgaacaagtttagggactgaGATGACACAGACAAACGAGTTTGAGAACCTAAACGGTCAATTTGCGAGTTTAGAAACCGAGATGACACGACAATATAAGTTTAGGAACCGGTGGTGGACTTTACTCCTATTTATATCGTGGATGAACCAAACAACATACAAAAGACCAGAAAATATCAATTTGGAATGAACTATTAATCGGAGCACACTTTTGCTGCTGCTTCTCCACCGAAGGAGCTGGTGACATGAATTTGAGGAAGCCTTTTGctcgggaaaaaaaaaagaaaaaaaagaaagaggacCCACACAGTAAGCTCCAAGGCAGCGTGCCCAGCTGCCGCCAAGTGTACATCTTCCCCCGGGCAGTTGGATAAGCCGGGGCGGGGGCCTCACCTCCGTCGTCGCCACTCAGCTACTACACGCAGCACAGATCAGCCACCTCCGACCGTCGCATTCTTCACGAGTCCTCCGGCCCAGCGCGCGCCTTCTCAAACTTTCTAGAACCCCCACCTTCCTTCTTCCCTCCGCTCCCACCGCTTCATTCCAATTTCTAAACCTTTTTAAGCTCTCCCATGGGGTCTGTCAAGCTCATAGCTCATAGCAAAACAATACAAGTAGAACAAGCACAGAACTGTCAAGCTCCGCAGGCTGCAGCTCGTCCCCAATGGCGTCTGCTTCTCTTGCGTCTTCTCTCTTGTGCAGCAGCAGTGCTTCTACCAGTAGAAGCGCAGCCATGCCAAGAGTAATCAGGATCCCAATTTTCTCCAAGAACCAGTACAGACCGCCTCTTCGGCCTCTTAGGAGAGTAGTTAGGCGATCATTGCAGCAGGAGCAAGAGCAGAGGGCGTCCCCCGTCTCCGTGGCCTCCGGCGAGCAACAGGAGGAGGCGACGGCGTCGCATCATGTCGGAGGGGTGGACGAGGCCAAGGCGTCGGGTCATGTTGGAGAGGCAGACAAGGGAGGCCAAGGAGAAGGCGACGGTGAGGAGAAGAGGAGCACCGACgagcagcaggaggtggactggAAGTCAGACGAGGAGTTCAAGAAGTTCATGGGCAATCCCTCCATCGAGGCCGCCATCAAGTTGGAGAAGAAGCGCGCCGACAGGAAGCTCCGCGAGCTGGACCGCGAGCCCGACGCCAACCCCGTCGCCGGCCTGTTCCGGGGCTTGGCAAAGGACCAGCTGGCCCGGGAGAAGCAGAGGCTGGAGCTGGCGGAGCAGACCTTCAAGGCACTCGACCTCAACAAGGTAATTTCCTTCCTGAATTTGCTCTGCTTGATTCTGATTATCAGAAATCAGATGGGAGAAAGATTTGAGCTTGGGCTATTTTTATTTTACTGCCGTGGCGCGTGCAGCTAAAGAGCTGTTTCGGGTACGACACGTTCTTCACGGTGGACGTCCGGAGGTTCGGCGACGGCGGGATCTTCATCGGGAACCTGCGTAAGCCCGTGGAGGAGGTGCGGCCGAAGCTGGAGAAGAAGATCTCCGAGGCGGCCGGAACAGAGGTCACCCTGTGGTTcatggaggagaagaaggacgacATCACAAAGCAGGTCTGTATGGTTCAGCCCAAGGCAGAGATCGACCTCCAGCTCGAGATCACCAAGCTGAGCACGCCGTGGGGATACCTCAGCGCCGTGGCGTTGGCGGTCACGACCTTCGGGACGATCGCGCTCATGAGCGGCTTCTTCCTCAAGCCCGGCGCAACGTTCGACGACTACGTCTCTGACGTGCTTCCTCTGTTCGGCGGCTTCCTCACCATACTCGGCGTCTCTGAGGTACGGCGGGCGGCGGCACAACAATCTCCGGCCTACCGTGCACGCACAGCTGAGCTGACAAGTGGATATTTTCGAGGCATTTGTTTGAGGTGCTCTGCTGATGATGATCATGTCATGTGATGGCAGATCGCGACGAGGCTGACGGCGGCGAAGTACGGTGTGAAGCTGAGCCCGTCGTTCCTCGTGCCGTCCAACTGGACGGGGTGCCTCGGCGTGATGAACAACTACGAGTCGTTGCTGCCCAACAAGAAGGCCCTGTTCGACATACCGGTCGCGCGCGCGGCCAGCGCGTACATCACGTCAGTGGTGCTGGCCGTCTCGGCGTTCATCGCCGACGGCAGCTTCAACGGCGGCGAGAACGCCCTGTGAGTCCACCATCATCCACCCACCGTGTCTTCTGCCCAACAAGAGAGATCTGACTGACACTGACACTGGGTTGCAATTAACTGCAATGGCGTTTCAGGTTCGTGCGGCCGGAGTTCTTCTACAACAACCCGCTGCTGTCGTTCGTGCAGCTGGTGATCGGCCCCTACGCCGACGAGCTCGGGAACGTGCTCCCGAACGCGGTGGAGGGCGTGGGCGTGCCCGTGGACCCGCTGGCGTTCGCGGGGCTCCTGGGCATCGTGGTGACGTCGCTGAACCTGCTCCCGATCGggcggctggagggcgggcGGATCGCGCAGGCGCTGTTCGggcgcggcacggcggcgctgctgtcGTTCGGCACCTCCGTCCTGCTGGGCGCGGGCGCCATCAGCGGCAGCGTGCTGTGCCTGGCGTGGGGCCTCTTCGCCACCTTCATCCGCGGCGGGGAGGAGATCCCGGCGCAGGACGAGATCACGCCGCTCGGCAACGACCGCTTCGCGTGGGGGTTCGTGCTCGCCCTGGTCTGCCTCCTCACGCTCTTCCCCAACGGCGGCGGCACCTACTCTGCCTCCTTCCTCGGCGACCCGTTCTTCAGAGGCGGCATCTGAATTCATCTCCTTCCGTGCAGTCTGCAGTGTGCGTGTATTTATAAATTTATTAGTACGCGCTCCACTAGGCTAATAGCCACTCTACTAACCACTCACCACTCCGCAGTTTCCACGGTTAAAATCTTTCTTGCGAGGTAGGAGTAGATCTCTTCACGTATTGTGTAATAAGGAGCATTATATAAATAAATAGTTAGCTGGTTTGGCACATCTCAATCTTCAAGAAGACAgccaaatatatataaaaaaaccatTAACATTTATCATTAGATTAGTTTGATAAAAGAATCTAATCTTACAGGAGTGTTTAGTTATTTGCCGATAATTTTTTATGTGGCCAAATCTATtagaacttttttttttataaatgtgACTCCGTAGGCAGCTATAGCGCAAATCTTAAAGCACAGTCAAATGTATATAAATCTGACAGATTTAGTAAAAAAAGTTTGTTAACAGATAAATAGctctaaatttatttagagatacaaatattgataCTATATTTTATATGTAAttagatccaaaaaaaattaagtAGGCCGATACTGAGTAGACAAAGTGTCACGAGAGGATCCTAGACTTTCCGTACATAGGAATTTCATTGTGGTTTTCTTTGTTAGAGCTTTGTTTGGCTGCATTTGTACTGACCTTGTTGGAggctgttttttttgttttggtaaAAATTCTAGAATGTCAAGtacttttagcaaactgttggagttgctcttagttcACTTTAACACATGTAGATTTTGGTGAATAGGAGTGCAACAAAGCTTTATAAACAAGACAGTTAAATAGGTATAAGGACGTTCACAATGGCTGttctttagagcatctccaagggctttGCAAATCAACTTTGCATTGCCCAATTTgcaaaaaagagtagaaaaCACCTCTCCAATGGCTTTGCAAATGAGGTTTGCAATTTGGTAAGGTTTGCAAATAGAGGTGGaaactttgcatatatgcaaacctcCTCAAGGCTTTGCATTTGGGATTCGCAAGGAATTCGGTCCGCCACGTAGGCCGCTCGGTCCCCTCGCGCGAAATATTTTGGGCGGCATCGCGGTTGCCCGACTCGGCGCGCCAAAGGACTCCCGCACGATttatctcccccccccccccgcgatctccctccgccgccgccacgcgACTTCTTCATCGCGCGGCTTCTTCATCGCTCGGCTTCTTCATCGCGCGACAGCTCCCTTCGCCGCCGCCACACAACATCTTCATCGCGATCTGGCACTGCGCGCGAAATTTTTTGGCCGGATGGCGCGTGGGAAAAAATTTCGGGAAAGGACTTGATGAGAatgcaaaacggttggagaTCCCCCCCTTTGGGAACTTTGCAAACTCATTTGCAACTTTGCAAATCCCCTGAAATGCAAAGCTGAGAATGGaaagcccttggagatgcttACACTATGAGCCTGATTCTATGGAGAAGTTCTCTTTACACCGTTAGCCTGATTCTATGAAAACTATCAACTCCTCTAAACTTTAGAATCAaggtaaggtcttgtttagttcacttcaaaattcaaaaacttttcaagattttccgtcacatccaatcttgcggcacatgcatggagcattaaatatagataaaaaataactaattgcatagtttgcttgtaatttgcgagacaaatcttttgagcctagttagtccatatttgaacaataattgtcaaatacaacgaAAGCGCTAcaatatcaaaatctaaaacctttttgatctaaaccaagcctaaactaaacaagcatgAATAAAATCAGAAAGCTAAATAAAATCATAATTAGACTTTTAAACAGGGTAAGAATAAAAAGTGCCCCATAATATTTTAGGTTTTCCTAGGGACATACGGAGTATTTTGGTTCTTTTAGTTGTGTCTCCTGTGTGGTTTAAAGGTCATCAATGGACCCGACGAAATAAAATAGCAAAGGCCTACTTCTACGAACTGGGCCggccttttatttatatttaagccTCAAATACCCAGCCTTTCCACTTCGCTCCGGTGTTACTGTTGGATGCCGCTGGGTGCTGACACAGGTCAGCTGAAGGCTGAAGCACAGTACGTAGTAGATCTTTATAGTCTAGCAGCTAATTTTATGTTTTTTAAAACTAGCTATGTAAAATTTGCATAATTCGATTAGTAAATGAAATACGACTATTTTGACGGTCCGTATTTTGACACATTGTTTATGTTGCCGACCGTCATATATAAGGTAGGCCTGAGCAAATTGTGCTCGGCCCAAGCCCGTTAGATTTGGCCGCCCACGAGTCTTAGTGGACCAGGGCTAGACAGAGATCTCGCTATCTAGAAAAAAAATTCAGCCTAAGTTTGacccaaaatatttattttaattgcTTTATACTATAAAATACATGCAGCTCGTCCAAGCCTTGGCCTGGGCCCAAATGTTAGGCTTGACTTATTTAGTGGGACGGTTATATGCGGAATTTTTCAACCCAAAACGGTTGGTCTTTTTTTTTGTCTCGACCCACAAAATATAAAGCATAGTGTTCAAAAATGCATATTAGTCTTCGATGCATATCTTTAACATTACTACCTTTGGTCAAAAAGAGTATTTGCATATTTAATTTTGCATAGTTTTCACTCGATGCATATCTTTGACTGCTAAATTACCCGACCAGATGATTGCCACACTATAATCTAGTGCAAGATCGATCTCCGGCCAGCACTCTTATGTCTCTCATTTCTCATTGCAGGGGCAAAGCAGGTCTCCATCAACATCATGGGCATgcggcatgcatgcatatattgcATTGAGCTTGAGCCACACCGGCCGCGCACTTTCCATTCCTGCGATGCGAGATCTCACTTGATTATCGCGCGCCGGGACGATTTCCATCGATGATCGATCGATCGGCCTTGATGAAGAGGCGGCGATGATGATGACGCCCCCCCTGTACGCGTGCCGCGTGCGGGTGCCGTATCATACACTTCACCGTACCGTATGGTTAATAAACCCCCCTAATTAATCGTGTGAGTGGTTAATCAGCAGTGTGGTCAATCACTAATGTCTCACCCCGTCCACTGCAAAGAGG contains:
- the LOC8059960 gene encoding probable zinc metalloprotease EGY3, chloroplastic, yielding MASASLASSLLCSSSASTSRSAAMPRVIRIPIFSKNQYRPPLRPLRRVVRRSLQQEQEQRASPVSVASGEQQEEATASHHVGGVDEAKASGHVGEADKGGQGEGDGEEKRSTDEQQEVDWKSDEEFKKFMGNPSIEAAIKLEKKRADRKLRELDREPDANPVAGLFRGLAKDQLAREKQRLELAEQTFKALDLNKLKSCFGYDTFFTVDVRRFGDGGIFIGNLRKPVEEVRPKLEKKISEAAGTEVTLWFMEEKKDDITKQVCMVQPKAEIDLQLEITKLSTPWGYLSAVALAVTTFGTIALMSGFFLKPGATFDDYVSDVLPLFGGFLTILGVSEIATRLTAAKYGVKLSPSFLVPSNWTGCLGVMNNYESLLPNKKALFDIPVARAASAYITSVVLAVSAFIADGSFNGGENALFVRPEFFYNNPLLSFVQLVIGPYADELGNVLPNAVEGVGVPVDPLAFAGLLGIVVTSLNLLPIGRLEGGRIAQALFGRGTAALLSFGTSVLLGAGAISGSVLCLAWGLFATFIRGGEEIPAQDEITPLGNDRFAWGFVLALVCLLTLFPNGGGTYSASFLGDPFFRGGI